The Streptomyces cathayae DNA segment TGCTGGGCGGCGTGGAACGCTGGCTGCGGCTCGCGGGCGAGGCGATCGACCCCGAGGACGCCGCGTACCTGCGTGAGCGGCGCGACGGTTTCGCGGCGGCCGCCGCGGCGCTGACGCCCCACCTTCCGCCGGGACCCGTCCACGGGGACGCGCTGCCCCGGAACGTGCACGTCGGGCCGGACGGGCCGGTCCTGGTCGACCTGGAGACCTTCTCGGCCGATCTGCGCGAGCACGATCTGGTGGTCATGGCCCTGTCCCACGACCGCTACGGGCTGTCGGACGAGGCGTACACCTCCTTCACCGAGACGTACGGCTGGGACGTGCGCGCCTGGGAGGGCTGCGCGGTGCTGCGCGGCGCGCGGGAGACGGCCAGCTGCGCCTGGGTCTCCCAGCACGCGCCGAGCAACGCGAAGGCCCTGGCCGAGTTCGAGCGCCGCGTGGCGTCCCTCCGGGACGGC contains these protein-coding regions:
- a CDS encoding aminoglycoside phosphotransferase family protein yields the protein MDEARARVVLAAAGVLPGRAAARDARLLALGENAVFAAGDLVVKVGRDGGLLERARRELTVALWLAEAGVPAVRAAEPRALLVEGYPVTVWHRLPAPVRPAEPRDLAALLRVVHALPTPSFGLPPRELLGGVERWLRLAGEAIDPEDAAYLRERRDGFAAAAAALTPHLPPGPVHGDALPRNVHVGPDGPVLVDLETFSADLREHDLVVMALSHDRYGLSDEAYTSFTETYGWDVRAWEGCAVLRGARETASCAWVSQHAPSNAKALAEFERRVASLRDGDPTVRWYPF